Genomic DNA from Brassica rapa cultivar Chiifu-401-42 chromosome A04, CAAS_Brap_v3.01, whole genome shotgun sequence:
CCTCTCATTATCCTGcaaaccaccaccaccaccattcaTATGACTAATAACCATTTTAACAATGAAACCAAAACAGTACCATCTTGTTGTAAGCAATCCTTCCACTCCCACTGGACCACGGGCATGGATCCTGCCTGTGCTTATTCCCACCTCAGCACCAAGTCCAAATCGAAAACCATCAGAGAATCTTGTGCTTGCGTTGTGGAACACAGCAGCGCTGGTCAAAGACAATCAAAGTCAGAGATGATTAAGCAAGTTTGTGTGATCTTGTTATCTTTACCTATCTACTTGGCGAAGGAATAGCTCTGCAACTTCTGGATCTTCTGTCACAATGCAGTCTGTGTGTGCACTGCTCACAAGACAAGATAAAAGAGTGAGCATTTCAAACACAAGATGCAAAAGATTACAAGAGTTAATGTCTGTAAtgtggagtttttttttacctcCCATGTCCGTGAATGTGATCTATAGCACCATGCACATCATCTACAACTTCAACGGTGCAAGACTTTGAACAGTACTCATGCTTGAACGACCTTGCTTCTGGTATGTTCAGTATTGCACTTGCCCTTGGTCCACCATACAAAGTAACTCCTGCAGTTTTAATATACCTCATGAGGCTATAGTATACTGAAGGTATGTACATGTATATGACTTACCGTTGCTCTGGATAGCAAATATAAGCTCATTGAGCACAGCGTTCTGCTCTAGATCCTTATGCACAAGAAGGGTTTCCTGAAAAGAAGCGGTGAATAGAAGATTAGATGAGAAAGTTCATTGCATTACTGAAAGTTTGAGGAAAGGTAGAAGTTATCTTTACCATGGCATTACAGGCTGCTGGATAATCCAGCTTTGCATCAGAAACTATGCGCTTAGCCATATCTAGATTACAAGCCTTGTCGATGTATACATGACAGATTCCATCTAAAAGTACAACAATCAAGTCATCATCACTCTCTAGCAGAATCTTCCTAAAGAAAACAAAGATGAAACCGTACCAGCATGACCTAGGACAGGGATCTTTGTAGTATTTTTGATCTGAGAAACCAGCTTGTTGCTGCCTCTTGGGATCACAAGATCAATAACGTCATCAAGCTGTACCACAAATGTAAATGGTTGGTAAAAGTATAAACACTTGTTGCAGCTGCAAGTTTGTAGATTCGTTTTTTACCTTGAGCAAATCAGGAATCTCTTCTCTTGAAGTCACAAGTCCGATGAGTTTACCACCAACAGTCTCTGGAATTGCATCAGTAATCACCTAAAAAAATTACCATGAAATTAAACGAATCCAGAGTGGTAACTTTGAGGTAAGCCGTATATGTACCTTGTGTAAGATAGCATTTGATCGCCGGGCCTCCTTTCCACCCTTCAATAGAAGACCATTCCCACTCCTGATGGCTAGTGAAGCTATCTGTTTGGTTCATAAGCAAAGCACAGCTTCAGAACATTCACATTTGATAAACAGAAGGACGTGGACTCTTAACATACCTGTACAAGTGCATCAGGTCTGGACTCAAAAACAATCAGGAGTACACCTAATGGGGATGAGGTCTTCTCTAAAACAAGACCATCTGCTACCTGTAAGAGCAATTGTCACGAAGAACAAATATCATAAACAACTATTATATGTCAAATTCAATGTTCAATGAATCTTATGCGGTGGTTAGGCGCTTTGTAGATGATTAATATTTAGGCGGGCAGTTAGACTGATTTTCTGATCGCCTAGACcgagttttttaaaaaacaatttgttCAGATCCGATTTGCTGACTAGGCTGGCACTTAGGatcgatttttagaacactgataaaattaattatatgataatagGTTGTCCTCTAATCACCTCAGTTTTCTTTAAAACACGGCCAATTGGATCTTCCATATCAGCTAGCTTACGTACTGAAGCTGCAAGGCTCATGATCTATCAATTACAAGACAAGGAAGCGTCAGAAAACACACCAATAGGTCGTAAAAGAGAGGTGAAAACACTCTTACCTTAGCAGGTGTCATAACTAAGCGAGCCACCAGTGACTCTTCAAGTCCAGCTTCTTGTGCAGCAGCCACATCTAATTCATTCTCATCTCTGATTGTTTTCTCATTTGCTTCAAGAGCATCGGCGACGCTATACAGAATCTGTCTCCTATCTTCTGAAGATAAGGCCTGTAAGCAAATTATAAACAATTTAGATTACATTTCTGACATGatcaaaatattaaagaaaGCTCTAGAACGTACCTGAAGCTTTCTTGAACTCTCCCTTGCAGCAACTGCCATGTCACGAGCATTAGAATCAGTGACAGGAGCCCATAAACGAGCATCTTGATGGAATAACGTTCCAACGCGCAGTCCTCTGAGGACTTTATCTATGTTCTCAGCTGAATACCCACTACAAAAGCAAGCAAAAGTATAAATTTTCCATCCAATACACATTCCTCTAACCAGAACCGGTCCTGATcccctaattttttaaaaaattttacatACATAGACTCCtaaagttatttaaaaatttaatatgaatttatttataatttttattaaattgttaATAGTCTCAAAAATCTCAGGACCAGTTTTGCCCCTAAGCAAGAAAACCATGGATGATGAGTTTAAAAGGAGTTCACACCTGGTTATGATGACAGGGATCCCAGCATAAGCTGCATTCATTGCAGCTTTGACTTTTGCAGTCATGCCACCTCTTCCTAGTCTTGACTTGTCGCCGAATGTGATCTCATCTTGATGTTTTTCTTTGATGAATGTGTGGATCAGTTTTGAGTCAGGGTCACTTGGAGGGCCGGTGTAAAGACCTTCGACATCGCTCAGAATGATCAGAAGATCAGCTTTGAGTTCCAACCCTAGTAGAGCAGCTAAGCTGTCGTTATCCCAAAAGATGCCAGAGGAGTCCTGCATATGTTAAGTGCATCAATGAAGCTGAACATTAGACTAAGAGATTCAGTAAACTATAGAACATAAATTGAACATCTTAAGAGGGAGAAAAGATAAGCCAACAAACCTGATAAGGAGCTCTTCTGGTGCTAATAGCATCATTCTCGTTGAAAAT
This window encodes:
- the LOC103865746 gene encoding delta-1-pyrroline-5-carboxylate synthase A isoform X1, which translates into the protein MEELDRSRAFAKDVKRIVVKVGTGVVTGKSGRLALGRLGALCEQLAELNSDGFEVILVSSGAVGLGRQRLRYRQLVNSSFADLQKPQSELDGKACAGVGQSSLMAYYETMFDQLDVTAAQLLVNDSSFRDKEFRKQLNETVQSMLDLRVIPIFNENDAISTRRAPYQDSSGIFWDNDSLAALLGLELKADLLIILSDVEGLYTGPPSDPDSKLIHTFIKEKHQDEITFGDKSRLGRGGMTAKVKAAMNAAYAGIPVIITSGYSAENIDKVLRGLRVGTLFHQDARLWAPVTDSNARDMAVAARESSRKLQALSSEDRRQILYSVADALEANEKTIRDENELDVAAAQEAGLEESLVARLVMTPAKIMSLAASVRKLADMEDPIGRVLKKTEVADGLVLEKTSSPLGVLLIVFESRPDALVQIASLAIRSGNGLLLKGGKEARRSNAILHKVITDAIPETVGGKLIGLVTSREEIPDLLKLDDVIDLVIPRGSNKLVSQIKNTTKIPVLGHADGICHVYIDKACNLDMAKRIVSDAKLDYPAACNAMETLLVHKDLEQNAVLNELIFAIQSNGVTLYGGPRASAILNIPEARSFKHEYCSKSCTVEVVDDVHGAIDHIHGHGSAHTDCIVTEDPEVAELFLRQVDSAAVFHNASTRFSDGFRFGLGAEVGISTGRIHARGPVGVEGLLTTRWIMRGNGQVVDGDNGIAYTHQDIPIQA
- the LOC103865746 gene encoding delta-1-pyrroline-5-carboxylate synthase A isoform X2, producing the protein MAYYETMFDQLDVTAAQLLVNDSSFRDKEFRKQLNETVQSMLDLRVIPIFNENDAISTRRAPYQDSSGIFWDNDSLAALLGLELKADLLIILSDVEGLYTGPPSDPDSKLIHTFIKEKHQDEITFGDKSRLGRGGMTAKVKAAMNAAYAGIPVIITSGYSAENIDKVLRGLRVGTLFHQDARLWAPVTDSNARDMAVAARESSRKLQALSSEDRRQILYSVADALEANEKTIRDENELDVAAAQEAGLEESLVARLVMTPAKIMSLAASVRKLADMEDPIGRVLKKTEVADGLVLEKTSSPLGVLLIVFESRPDALVQIASLAIRSGNGLLLKGGKEARRSNAILHKVITDAIPETVGGKLIGLVTSREEIPDLLKLDDVIDLVIPRGSNKLVSQIKNTTKIPVLGHADGICHVYIDKACNLDMAKRIVSDAKLDYPAACNAMETLLVHKDLEQNAVLNELIFAIQSNGVTLYGGPRASAILNIPEARSFKHEYCSKSCTVEVVDDVHGAIDHIHGHGSAHTDCIVTEDPEVAELFLRQVDSAAVFHNASTRFSDGFRFGLGAEVGISTGRIHARGPVGVEGLLTTRWIMRGNGQVVDGDNGIAYTHQDIPIQA